TGGTGTGGCACTCCACAGGCGGGTTTTCGGAACGCATTTGAAGCATCCATCCTAAAGGTCCACCAACCGGGATACAACCAGGAATCGATTCCTGGTTTTACTCACTCGCCATCATCGAATCCGTTTCCTGCAGTCGCTACAATAAGTCGCCAGTACCAGACACACAATTCAAAACAAAATCACATCCCAATCAAAAAGTAATCTGAATGCGTTCACAGGGAATAATCACACACTGGGATGATGAAAAAGGCTTTGGCTTTATCACACCCCAAGACGACGGCACCGCGGTCTTCGTGCACATCAGCGCTTTCACTCGAACTGCACGCCGGCCGCAGACAGGCGATCCTGTTTCGTACGAAACCACCCCGGGCAAAGACGGTAAACCCAAGGCGGAGCATGTCCGTTTTTCAGATCAGTCCCTGGTCAAGAGTCTGTGCAGCGCTCCCGCTGTTCTGTTTACGGTACTCTTTATCTGCTTTCTATTGGTCTCTGTTTATTTCAACCGGCTCTCCTGGCTGGCGCTGGTGGCATACGGTGCCGCGAGCGTGATCACATTTATCGCCTACGCCTGGGATAAATCAGCGGCCCAACGGGGAAAATGGCGGACAGCAGAAGCGACCCTGCACTTGATGTCACTGGTAGGAGGCTGGCCCGGCGCACTGGCCGCACAACGCCTGCTGCGACACAAATCCAGCAAACAGAAATTCTTAGTCGTCTACTGGCTGACCATCTTCCTGAACGTGGCAGCAATAGGCTATGTAGTCTGGCACAGTGATTTCGGTTTGATCAATTAACTGA
The sequence above is drawn from the Gimesia sp. genome and encodes:
- a CDS encoding cold shock and DUF1294 domain-containing protein; translated protein: MRSQGIITHWDDEKGFGFITPQDDGTAVFVHISAFTRTARRPQTGDPVSYETTPGKDGKPKAEHVRFSDQSLVKSLCSAPAVLFTVLFICFLLVSVYFNRLSWLALVAYGAASVITFIAYAWDKSAAQRGKWRTAEATLHLMSLVGGWPGALAAQRLLRHKSSKQKFLVVYWLTIFLNVAAIGYVVWHSDFGLIN